The genomic DNA aaacacaccaaagattgttgacctagttcggtctaacttgacctactctgggggAGAGATTGAACTCttcaatccactatcaatgagttctttcAAAGAGATACatatgggttacaagaaattagcttcaataaactcacaaagaacaaccctaatttctacacattttcccaatctcacaaATGAACAAGACattcaatgattttcactcacccaaggtgtttacaatatttcccaactcaagagaactctaatcaaaaaccctcaaccctaaagttacatCCTTTGATTTTCCAAGTATTTTTTCTCTCCTAATCTCTAAAAAATGAGCTGAAACACTTAAATAGTCTTCTGCaactgtcaaaatcgtgtcacgtttccTAAAACCGTGACATGGTTgatgcgtacgacccaaggtgtacgaccaaccttatcctgaaaacgtgTCAAGCAAGCTGAAAATTGTGTCACATTTtctcaaatcgtgtcacgattgaaCACCCTGCAGAACATGCTCTCGGCATTGCAAAATCATGACATACTTCACAAATCGTATCACGATAGTAAGTTTTTTCCAAACCTTCATTTTTGAGTCAATGTACAACATTTTGCAAAGTTGGAGTAGCATTCGCTTTCATCTATCAAAAACTAAtgtcttcttttatttaaaataaattgagtaTCGTGAttgaaacattttcttttaaaaagagatGATATGAGACTGTCATATTTACTAGAATTATTAGTACATGATCATTAAACAAAGCTAGAGTCATTAACTTCATTGACTTTTGTGAAAATACGTTTTTATTTTGGCATCATGAGAATACGGcttttgttgattatcattgatttttttttttttgggtcaagtgATTTTATTATACATGATCAAATAATGTAAAACAATACATGTCACatcattccctaaaaaaaaaaaaatacatgtcacATCTACTTCTTTTTGGAATGACATTTTTACTTGGTTACAAATTATAGGACACAAGCTCTGTTTTTTGGCtgagacatatatatatatggtaagAAATTGTTTTCAAATGATATAAACATGATATATATGGTaagaaattgttttttaaaaaaaatgatataaacatGAACTTGtcatcatataaaataaatacttaaataaaaacgagaagaaacaacacaattttcaaacataaaatttaaaactgAAGTTATCCAAAGGTTACAAAACAAACCAaatgttcaaaaataaaattcaaaacatcAAACACGTTCAAAATATTACGAATGATTCCAAGCCTTACCACCCCCATCCCTACCACGCCTACGGTGATAAACCCGTCCTCCATGAACCTCTGCCATAATTGATTCACTCCCTTTGCTTCACTACACCACTAGCCATGACGGAATAGACGTGGTTTCTTATACGGCACAACCTTTCGGTCAGCTCTAGGTACCCATACTCTCCCTCCTACTCAGCACCAACCTCATCAAGGGCCTCCTGCTCGGCTGGCTTTTCGACATAGGAACAGCCTCATCCGCAAGTATGAGGCGTGGATGTGAGATGGAATAAAACCATCTTATGTATCCATGTACCGACTCAACTCCAGTCATAACTGCAAGCCCCAAGTCCTGACCTGTCAGCATATGATCAAGATGGTGCCCATAACGGTAGCTAATCTCTGATAAGGTCGTCATGGGACGGTCTAGACAAACCCAAATTTGGGAAGCACCCGCTCCGACAGATATATCACCTTACAAGTACCGTATCTGAGCCTTCCTGAGTAAAGGTTGACCCGCTCGAACGAACATATATGTCGGTGTTCAGCGTACATGGATATGATAACACCTGGCAGATCCAACTGATTCAGATGCCCTCTGTAAGGATATCGTGCAGCCAGACCCCTCACCGGTAGAAACATCATGGTACGTGGATGTTGATGGTCCTCATATCCACACCATGCATCCCTAGATCGATACCCTTGAAGTGTTGAAATCCCAAGCCTGCAACAAAGTCCACAATATATAAGTACACAAACAATCAAGACATACATATGATTAAACAAACAGtccattattatttatttattgatacaTGCATATAATTGAAGGCATTATAATAAGCTCCTTGTACAGGTGTGCAAGTGCAGCATCTCCCCATATGCAATCAGAGACAAGCTCCAAGTCTCTGAAGTACCTAAACTAAGCGACATCCACATAGGTGGCACTCTTGTCAGTGAAGAGCGTGATACCCACCAAGTAGAGAAAATTTATGCGAAGAGACTGGTCCCGCTTCTCTTGCATCTCAACTATATAACCATCCTTGTGAGCCTTATGAGCCTTCTGAAGATGCTCCTTGAAAATATCCTTCAACAAACTAAATCGTTCATGGGCACCAATTTTCCTTTCCACCTACTCTCATGCCTTGACCATATCATCCCCCAACTACTGCACCATCATGTTAACAACCTCAGTCTTGGGCACTAAACCTTCACGAGCCAAGAACATGCCCTTTGTGGAGAGATGCAGATGAAGTgctacagaaaaaaaaattgaaccataACAGCTGCATGTAGAGGGAATGAGACCTAACATTTAGTTTGATGTTTGAAAAAGCTTCAAATGTGATgattttgagcaaaaaaaaaactctaaaattcGACCAATTTGTGGATTTCGGTTTTTCggacaagtgagagagagaATGTGAAATGTAATTGTAAAAATGTAGAATTGGGGGAAGTTACTGTCTTCATTTTATATatagacaatttttagattataaTAGAATCCAAATTggtttcggattttaaaatctgaaggacaattttaaagaaaaataatagggTGCTTAAGAACCTcgtagggtgggaaaagtaattgtcaaaaagaaaagaaattgttaAAAAAGTGTGTGTGGGGTTTCCAATTGGGCCAAGCCCGTAAAGCGAAATTTAAGAGAATTTTTTTGATAGATAAAAGGTAAGTAAAACCCTAATTAAGTGCATCGTGTGCGAATGGCAGCCGCAGCAGcggcaacaacaacgacaacaacaacgacaacaacacaaTAGTAGCTTTGAAACACTCACCTATGTATGTCCAGGTTCTTTCTCGTCTTTTCAACgtaataatttttctattggATGTAACGTTTTCCGTTCTTTTCAACCTAGTACAATATCATACTTATCAAATATATTACGACAACCTCATGATTCCGTTGAGCTTGTCAATAAACCGGTCCAATTATCACTTATACTTAATTTTGGGATCAATTCCCTCTAAAATAATTGGGATCGATTTATTGATTTTcttgatatttgtttttttttaccaattgtTCAAACGCAAAAGGATAAACGAAGATATTTTACCGCAACCTCATGCTTCCGTTGCACTTTTCAATGAATCAATCTGCTTATCAATGATACTTAATTTTGGGATCGATTTCCTCTACAAAATTGGGATCGACTcagtaatttattgattttcttGATAGTCGTTGatttttttaccaatttttcaaacacaagaggataaacaaaaatatcttaatctatttagttaaaaaaaaaatgttaatttatgtcattaccattttttttatacgtCAGGTGTAGCATATTCTGGGCATGTGTCTGAGCTTCAACCGTGGTCCATTAAATATTAAGTCCATGTAATATGTTGCAATTTGAATTCTATTCTTTACCCAAAagtttttgctcattcccaagtgaaatgaccaaaatgtccctgcgtgagttaactcacgctagtgtaaATCTCAGCGTGATCAGTTAACCCACGCTAGTGTAAATCTCTGTGTAAACTCTGCGTGAGTCAACTCACGCAAATTTAACAATAGTGTGAGTTAACATGcgtaagggtattttggtcatttcattcgggaatgagcaaaaacttttgggtaaagagcagaattcttgctattttttattcaatctttTTTTCCATTCAATGCTTTTTAATTTGAGGGAGAACTGCAATTTTATTTTACGTTAGGAGAATCCAGGGAGAAAAATTATGCATGCGCATTTGTGGGTGTTGAtacatgatttttcttttactaAATATTGACTATCAATTAGTTTGCTATATGATCATCCCGTTTAActtgaaaaagataataaaaataataaaatgtttagttaaaaaaatataaatacaattaatttcattgaaatgATTATTTGAGTTCAAAAAAAGtcaattgaaaaaaatcatgactgatttaattatttattttaaaaacaaaaataaataaataaatatgattttactgTGTTTGACTTTTGTACCAAGGGCATTGTATAAAAGTATTTTCCTTTCAAACTTAACATTGTTACTCTATTTTAGTGTATTTATCTTTGTCTTGTTTTCAGATGCTAGAAACTGAGATGATGAATTCTTATGTGTGGCTTCAAACTTGTGATGGTTCAATCCAACAAGTAGATCAAGAGATTGCAAtgatttcccctttcatattaCAAGAAATATTACAAAAAGGAACTGGATCTTGCAAGAGTTCTCCAATATGTCTTCCTCAACAAGTAAGTCCTTCATTGTTGAGCTCAATTCTTGATTATTGTCAATTTCATCACATACAAGGCCACTCCAACAAGGAAAGAAAATTGTATGATGCGAAATTTGTTAGGATAGACCCTGACATACTCTTTGCATTGGCATTTGCTGCAAAAAGCCTTCAATTAAAGCCATTAAATGATCTCACATGTCATGCATTAGCACGATTAATTGAAGGAAAATCACCCAAGGAGATACGCGACATGTTTATTTGGCCTCATGATCTTACAGAGGAAGAGATATTGGagtcaattataaataaaacttGTGACTGCAAAATCAGGCATTTGAACCGCTTAAACATAAATAGGCGTAAAGAGCGTGAAAGGGTACTGGAGAATGTTCGAGTTAAACAAGAAGAAGTGGTTGTAGAAGATGAACGATCCATTGAAGAGCTTCTGTCTTTTATTAATGGATCAAATGATGGAGAAACCAAGGGCAATAAAACTTccaagaataagaaaaagaacagaaaaaagaaaaaagaccaACAGAAGAATTCTTctatgaaagaagaagaagaagaagaagaggatcaTGTGGTTGAGTTTGATGATAAGATTGATCAGGCCTTAACGGCAAAAATTGACAAGCAAGTGGAGAAAGAAGATGATCCTAGGGTTGAGTTTGATGATGAGATTGATCAGGACCCAATGACCGACAGAGAAGTGGAAGAATTTGCGCGCAGATTAAATTGCACTTtggaagagagaataaaagaaaCTCTTAGAGATCGTGACAATCACCGGGATATCGTTGCatagttgttgatgttgttatatgt from Medicago truncatula cultivar Jemalong A17 chromosome 8, MtrunA17r5.0-ANR, whole genome shotgun sequence includes the following:
- the LOC25500082 gene encoding SKP1-like protein 21 — its product is MLETEMMNSYVWLQTCDGSIQQVDQEIAMISPFILQEILQKGTGSCKSSPICLPQQVSPSLLSSILDYCQFHHIQGHSNKERKLYDAKFVRIDPDILFALAFAAKSLQLKPLNDLTCHALARLIEGKSPKEIRDMFIWPHDLTEEEILESIINKTCDCKIRHLNRLNINRRKERERVLENVRVKQEEVVVEDERSIEELLSFINGSNDGETKGNKTSKNKKKNRKKKKDQQKNSSMKEEEEEEEDHVVEFDDKIDQALTAKIDKTQ